In a single window of the Oryctolagus cuniculus chromosome 2, mOryCun1.1, whole genome shotgun sequence genome:
- the DEFB134 gene encoding beta-defensin 134 has translation MKPLLIVSVLLFFWNAALAGLNPVSSELHKKCSENGLCRLECYGSEMLVAYCMFQLECCVRGNPEP, from the exons ATGAAGCCTCTCCTCATCGTGTCTGTCCTTCTGTTCTTCTGGAATGCAGCACTGGCAG GTTTGAACCCAGTATCATCAGAACTGCACAAGAAATGCTCTGAGAATGGTCTCTGCCGACTTGAGTGCTATGGGAGTGAAATGCTAGTTGCCTACTGTATGTTTCAGCTGGAATGCTGTGTCAGAGGAAACCCTGAGCCCTGA